The Electrophorus electricus isolate fEleEle1 chromosome 24, fEleEle1.pri, whole genome shotgun sequence DNA window tgcattttaaattcattagCTAATACCATAACAATTGTATAATATTCTTTAATATTGTGCATTAAGTATGAAGGTGACATCTCGGAGCATGACTCCATCTCAGAATGTGACTAGCCATCTCAGAGCATGATGTGATGAAAGGTCTGGTGTATACTTCCATTTTCAACCTTGTAGCACTGACCTCTGGTGATGAAGTGCTCGGAGAAAATAATCTCTAACCTCACTAGACCCTCTTCAATTTGCCTGTCGCAGTAATAAGTGCACCGATGGTGCCATCCTCTCCCACCTGGACGTCGGAAAGGGGAATTATGTATACCTGCTGTTCGttacagttcagcattcaacacagTTGTTCCCACCAGACCAAGCTTAGAGACCTGGTGCTATGCCACTCATTGTGTTCCTGGGTTCAGAGCTTCCTATCTGACAGACCCCAAGTGGTGAAGATGGGAAACTTCACACCCAGTCTGTTTAACCCTCATGGTATGAGGTACCCAATGAAACCCAATACACACCACTAAGGATCAACAGAACCCTAATCGAAAGAGTAGCTGTTACAGGAACTTTAGAGTCCACATCTCAAGACCTGAGGCTGAGGAAATTAAAGATCTCCAAAGCAATACAGAACACCTACACTGCAATAGTAGGGTATGCTCTATCTGGGAGCATCACTGTCTGGAAAAGCAATTGCAGCTTCCAGGGCAATAAGCGCCCTCCACAGAGATCCGATGTGCTGAGCACATCGTCAGGACAGCACTGCCTGGACTAAATGACATCTACTTCAGGCAGTGTAGGTTTTAAGCAATTCATCAAGGACATTGACCACCCAAACTATAATCTGTTCCAGTTGCTACTCTCTGGGAAATGTCTCCATTCCAGCAGGGCCAGGACTGAGAGGTTAAAAAGGAGCTTCTTCCCTCGGGCCGTATAGAAAATAAACAGTTAAACTCTCATAACATACATTCTACaagcacgcgtgcacacacacacataaaacccCAGCATATCTCCATACTTGCATATGTATCTCTACAAGGGATACCTGATTTAGTCACTTTACACAGCACACTTGGACACTTTAAATTTGACTTGAACTATATCATCCCTTATTTAACATCCCTACCTATACAATTTTGTGTATGCCatatatagtttgtgtgtgtattttgtattccCTTTTTTTGCAAAGAAATATTGGTATTATCTTTTATTCTACCTCTCGCTGTCTTCGTAGCAGCCACCTCACATTTCACTGCGCTGTTGCACCAGCTACTAATGCACATGTGGCAAATCAAATTCTTGAATCTTGAATCTTGACAATAGACAGGCCataccaaaagaaaaacaaaacgggTTGAACGACATCAAATATTACGTGCATATTATTTAGCCACTTTATCTAACAAATTTATGTAATACCGTTGAATAgtaataaagacaaaaacaacttACAACAAACCCAAATCCTCAATAAGCTTTTTCATCAAAATCAACATACATTACCTGTCTCGCGGTAAAATGGTATCGACTGATAGTGTTGGTGGTCAATGTGTTGCTACAGCAGTAACGTAGCGGGCTGCGTACCTTCGTCATTCATATTCACCAGCCTGTCATTTCGGTAAATAACGTTTACGTGCGTccagtgtttttgctttttttttcgtTCGGATGAACAGAGAATAACCTTCGAGAGCTATGTCTGGTTCCTGTCCGCCAACGCCGCCGGTCGATTCGTGCGGAGGATATGCAGCCTTTTACCCGGCCGGCTACCAGGCTCTTCACCCTGAAGACCACGGCCTAGACCGGGTCTTTCGGCTCACGGCCTTTTCCGATATGAAAGGATGAGGCTGTAAAGTCCCGCAGGAGACTCTGCTCAAACTCCTGCAGGGACTGGAGCCCGATCGCCAGACGGGAGAGGATGGTGGCCCGGGGACGGGTACCGAAGACGAGTCTTCTGAATTCGGACAACTTGCTTCGGTTCCTCATGGCCCCCGATTAGGTAGGTTAGGCTATCTGCTAACTTAGCTATCGTTAGCTAACAGTTTTAAATGAAACCGATAGGAGTAAGCGACAGTTTCACCAGAAAAATAAcgatattttgtatttttttgttacCGAACTTTTAAAATGAGAGATGCCGGTTAAAACAACATAACTtcgatagctagctagttagctaactgcTAGCTAACGCTACCTCTCTAACTGCATTGTTTGCTAAGAAAGGCCATATAgccggctagctagctatatagttgcctagctagctaactaacctgCATTTTTCCTGTAGGTGGCCATACCAGCCAAGCACATATTTACAGTCCTAGTACCTAATCACTAAACCCTCCTGCCGCTATATTAGCCGCATGCGACGTTAAAACGTAGTTCTTTTGTgtgctgtttgctttttctGAGTTAGCTGAGGTTGTGACTTTTCTTGATGAAACAACCTGAGCAACCTGCTCAGCAGTAAACCGTAAACCTCAAACCATGTATTGTTTTGTGATGAGGACCCATTGGCTAGTGCGCTATGGACCCGTCGCTGGAattgtttattaacatttaccAAGACAAGTAGTCTGCCTAATGCAAGTAAGAACAGCTTGTATGTTGCAAGGGGTCATTACTTAATCCATCCATTACTTAATCAAGCTTATATTTGATTATCTGGTTCTGTTAGTAGtcatgtaataatgtaataataacatATTATGATATTGTAATTAATCTATGATGACCTTGCAGGTATTGGAATGGACTCTTGTGTTATCCCTTTGAGGCATGGAGGTTTGTCCCTGATCCAGACCACAGATTTCTTTTACCCTTTAGTCGAAGATCCATATATGATGGTAAGTATTGTCTGCTCGACAATATTTTTCCTCTTGTGGTGTTGCAAAGTTCGTTTATCTACACCCAGTTGCCCAAAGGTTCTTTTGTGTCATCTTTGCATGGAGTGTGTTACTCATTCACTGTTGACACAGTTGTGTACTCTGGCTTCTACCTGCACTATGTGTATTTCCCAGTGTTACTAATACAGTGTCTTCCTTCACTTGGCCGCAGGGTCGTATAGCCTGTGCGAATGTGCTGAGTGATCTGTATGCCATGGGCATTACTGAGTGCGACAAcatgctgatgttactgagTGTCAGTCAGAAGATGAATGATAAGGTGAGCACTGAATTCCCTTCTCTTGCCTTAGACTGGTGCCTTTCAGCTTCCAGTAACGTTCAGTCTGGCTGGTGACAAGGGGAAGGCGCGACTGAGATTCTCAGCCTTGTGGAAGCTCTGGCCTGCCATGTGAACCATGATGCTTTCCCTTATTGTCTTTCTTTGTATGTGCAGTGGTCTAAAGTATGCAAGTATGAAGTATGCAGAAGGAGACTGTCATTACTGAATGGTTTAAATGCCAACTTCAGCCTTTGTTTCAGACAAAGATAGCATTTATAAGCTCTCGTGTTCAAATTGAGCAGGTGTGCTCTATAGGGTGCACATCTGCCTGGTCATCCCGCAGTGGAAGGTCTTTCTGACTGTGGCCCTGTTGCGTCAGGAGAGGGAGCAGGTGATGCCATTAATGATGAAGGGCTTCCGTGATGCGGCTGAAGAGGGCGGGACTTCAGTAACCGGTGGCCAGACCGTCATCAACCCCTGGATCATCATAGGGGGTGTGGCCACTGTGGTTTGCCAGCCCAGTGACTTTATCATGTGAGTATATTAGAACACGGTTCCTTTGAGGTTAAAGTGCAAAGATCAAATACGGCCTGTTGTTTTCCATGCTGGCTCTCTATATACTGTGTGTTCATACTTCCCATCATGGATTGTGTCATGAACAGGCCAGATGGCGCCATACCAGGTGATGTGCTGGTTCTCACCAAACCCCTTGGAACCCAAGTAGCTGTCAATGCCCATCAGTGGTTGGACAATGTAAGGGAGCATTTTTCCTTTGCCTTCGCTGCAGCACGCCTTGCTGCGGTTCAAGGAATcgagtgtgtctgtgcacttGCCTTACGTCTGTctcgtcctcttcctcccctctcgtAGCCAGAAAAATGGAACAAGATCAAGCTGGTGATCTCAAAGGATGAGGTGGAACACGCTTATCAGGAGGCCATGCTTAACATGGCTACTCTCAACCGCACTGGTAATACAAAAACCAaataacaaaaccaaacaaaaaatagcaGGGCAAGGGGTAGAAGGTGCAATGCAGACATTCAAAAACAGTTGATGCTTTAGACTAAAGGTTAAGGTTGATTTGCAGGTAACTCAAGAACAGGTTGAAGTACAGGTATAATGACAGTGCTGCGTATGAAGTATATGATGCCCTATATGGCTCACGTATAACTGCAAGAAAGTTCCTCAGGTTCTGCCGTAATCATCTCTGACCATTTGCCTTTTCTGCCTAGCCGCCGCACTAATGCACAAGTTCAACGCACATGCTGCCACTGACATCACAGGCTTTGGGATCATCGGGCACGCACGGAACCTTGCTAAGCAGCAGCGCAACGACGTGGCCTTCGTCATCCACAACCTGCCCATCATCTCTAAGATGGCCGCTGTCAGCAAGGCCGGCGGGAACCTGTTCGGTCTGCTGCAGGGGACCTCGTCGGAGACCTCAGGTCAGCGCTCCAAACCTCTCGCCTcgtgttcatttatttccagCCAATGACAGTGGCTTTTCATGCCTTCATTTAGGCGTGTTAGAAAATGGCATAAGTCCGGCTTTCTCAAGCAGCAACACGGTTCAGTTGCGTGTGTTAGGAGATGGAAAAAACTTTTACAGCTTCTGACGCTTTTCAATCTCGTGAAATGTTTGTTGTACATTAGTGCCATCTGCTGTCTCCGTTTTGCTACATGAAACCACAGAACCGCCATAGTGAgaactttttaataatgtgttaacATAGTTCTGCCTCGGATTGGATTGTGTCAAATCAGTCATCATCTCGGTTGTAAGGTGCGGCCCATTCGTGAAGCTTCTCTCCCCCTCAGGTGGCCTGTTGATCTGCCTGCCACGCGAGCAGGCGGCGCGCTTCTGCGCCGAGATGAAGGCGAGCCGGGCGAGCGCGTCGTGTGCGCGGGCTCAGGAGGGCACCGCCGGCGACGGCCAGCAGGCCTGGATCATCGGCATTGTGGAGAAGGGCACGCGCTGCGCCCGCATCATCGACAAGCCGCGCATCATCGAGGTGCCGTATCGAGGCGCGGTGGCTGCCACCCAGGAGGGCAACAGTCACGGTGCCAGTCCCCCCGAGGCGCAGGCTGCCCTGGCTTAGTTGCCCCGTGGGCACCTGTACGTCATGGACATGACGGGAATCATttagtttgtctgtgtttttgtttgtgttttgttttttttgtttttttcactttttctcttatccactctctctttatctctctccctccctccctccctctgggTTTGGCCTTTGAAAGTGTCTGAGTGCTTTGTGAAATGTGCTGTGTAATGCAGGCATGAATgcgcatgtatgagtgtgtgaatgcatgcatgcagtttGAATGTGTGGAGTAGTGTGCATGCAGacgagagggaagagggggttTGTGGGTTCACCCTGCTGTTCATTTCTTCCCCCTGTTCAGCCGATGGGTTGAGAGCAACTGACCAaaaattctttctttttaccTGGTGGGAGATGAAGTGGACAGCACAGCCATGTCCTCCACTGGACAGCACAGCCATGTCCTCCACTGGACAACACAGCCATGTCCTACACTGTCCTACACGTGGGAGATGAAGTGGACAGCACAGCCATGTCCTCCACTGGACAACACAGCCATGTCCTCCACTGGACAGCACAACCATGTCCTCCGCTGCCTGTCCTACACATGGGAGATGAAGTGGACAGACAGCACAGCCATGTCCTCCACTGtttgtctttcacacactcccATTCCTCCTTTTTCCTGCAGTCTTTTCAACCCTCGTCCTTTCACTTCCGGATCCCATCTCGGTTTAATCACCTGTTCCCCAGCTGTGCTCCATGTTGCCTGCTTGGTCTTTTATTTAGTCTCTGACAACTTGGCTCTCTCTGGCATTCTttcaacttttttctttttctgaaaagTCTCAAGTTTATAGCCTTTAAAACTGTCACACAAATGgctttttattacatttggcTTCTTCCATTCAAAAGAACATTCCATCGTgtttctgaaaagaaaacaccTCTAGCTCAAATGCTCCTTTTTGTGACAATCCGAGCCAATGGTTTGTCTCCAATTTGTTAGttaaaaaaatctgaaacattCAGTCAGCATACCTCAGATGAGCTGAAGTGTGGTTAAAGCAAGCCAAACAAGTCTAATCATTAACTTGggtatatttaatttatttaatatttaattttagaacTGGTGTCAAAGAATTGAATGCTATAATCCAAATGAGTATCATTTTCTTGGTGgttgttttgtctttctgaTCAGTTTGATTTTCTCATGTGGTTGCCTAAATGTCAGGAATGGGTGAAAGGTGTTTATATGTGATCAGCTCATTAGAATGTGTCTCAGTTTTCGTGGATTTGTGACGGAATATATGCGTTCAAACCAAGGCCATGTTATCATGTTATCTTTGCTGGAGTTACTTTCAAGGTTTAAAGATAAAGTCACAACTAGCAATGATGCTTTAGTTTCCCGACGGATGTGACTGTTTGTAGCTTTTGGGAGGcgtgtggagtgtggggggttttttttgtgtcatGTTTGGAATGGAATGGTGGTGAGCCTAGATGTCCTGGTAATGCTGAGGTGTGCATCATTACTCTGTTTCACCGGTGGGTGTCTCCTTGCCCTTTGGCACCGAGAGGGTTGAGCAGCTCTCTTTGACCCAGCGGGTGAGGCCACAACACCTGAAGAGTGTGCTGAAGGGCTGGAGTGGCCCAGAAGTACCCGCCCCTCCTGATCATGACGCGTTTCCCTTGAAACCCCAGACCGTGGGGATTGGAAAAGTTGATGTAACTGGAAAGGAGGGGTGGATCCTGGTCTACTCAGCTGCATCGGTTGGCTCAGGCTTTGTCACGGAGCGATATGCCATCTCAAGACAATAAAACAATCAGCATAGTTTCTCTAAACCGTCTTGCGTCTTCATTTGGTCAGTGTATTTATTTCCCGTCCTTATCAAAGAGCCGCCACACGTGTCATTTACGTGTCCTGCCACACGGTGGTAGCCTAGTTTGCAGCAGTGTCTTGCTTCGTTTCTCTCCCTGTACTGGTCCCTGAGGGGCTCCCTGCTCTCCAGCACCCTGTACACTCCAGATACCAGAACTGGGTGATATCCATGCATATcgtaaataaaactgaacaattATGAGGCATCCAGTTGTCTGCATGGTgataaattttattttgcccCTATGGAAGTTAATATTctaatataaacaaagaaaaaggttAAGCTCAGAGCAAGAACAAGTCACTCTTTGTTGTCCAACTTGCAGTGATCTGACCCATGTTTTATGGAGCTGGGCCTAAAATCACTGCTGTTGTGGTTATAGGACTTGAAAAACTGGTTTATCCGATGCAATGCCAGAACAAAACGTCATCTCCAGTGTGGATGTATGTCACGTGTTGATTACACCTTTTAAAAGTTAAGACGCTCAGCAATAACCTGAGGCTTTGCttcaaggattttttttttcctccaaatccCTTCTATAATAACCCTTGAACTcagcaaagatttttttttacccctttGGACTAAAGTAGAGTGGGCCATTTATTTCCAAGTGGACCTTGTCTCTTCCAGTGTTTGTCTACAGGACTAGTAGTTGCGTTTCTAATGGACAGTCATAGAAGACCTTTTTTAGGCTGAGCTTTATATTAACAGGTCAGGTCAGTAATGCCTCCATGTCAGCAGACCATGAAATATGAGCTGTCATGTATCTTCCAATCTCAGAGCATGCATGCATAAGCACATTTCCTTTTGGCAGGAAGCTAAGAACTGCTGTGAGGTGTTTTGCAAAGAAGCTATCAAGACATACATATATCAATATCCAGTTCATCAAGGTAATGTCCTATTTATGAATACTGCCTAGTCTAACCATGCCATTCCCATTAATTTTCCCCATTGATACCTTACTGCTGCTGTGCAAAGTcaatacacagagagagagagagagagagagagagagagagagagagacagacagacagagtggaTGGACATTGGGAccaaacataaaataaagttttctgCATCATAAATGCACACTTTCCATGTGATATCTTGCCAGCAGGGAAATCAAAGCTTCTATTGTGCACTCGAATAGAGCATTGCATTTGTCAGACAAGGAGAGAATGTTGCATTACTGATAAATCTCACTAATTGGCTCTCTGTGGGCATCTgcccacactttttttttttttttttttttaccaaataaAACCACTCTGTCTGTGACCCCAATGAAAAACAACTGGAGCCCTGATTCCACATTTTCCTTTGGTCTACTCATTCAGAGTCTTTATTTCTCTAGTTACAGTCCCATAGGTCTAGTGAGTGCCCCTCAATATGGAAAATAGCTCTGTGGGTACCTGTTACTGTGCAGAAAACTTCCACCTAGTTTTCTTtgctctccctttccctctttcccttgTTCCATCTCTTTCCTGCTTTTCTCTGGCTTTGCCCCATACTTATGTAATGTGACAGTCATGGTAGTCCCCCTTGTTTacctgtgtctgtctttggatccttgtgtttgtgttgcatgCTCACCTGTGCTTAATCCTTGTCACAATCTTTTCCCATATCATTGTCCCAATATCCCTCTGGTATTTAGTTATTCCTTTGTGTCTTTTCTGCTTTGGTTATCTTCATGTTCACTATGTACTTCATTGAACATCCCTTGCACTTGCATCCTCCTTCAATATTTCTAAGGCTAATGCAGGCTCAGTTTTCCAGATCTTGCTGTCCTGCCTGCTACCTTGTCTGAGCTATCTGCCGAGCCTACAGCCCCCTGAGGTCTTGACCACCTCTGTCCTGCTGTCGGCAGTCCTAGTCACATTAGCCCCATCTACCTATAATGCCTTGTCCTCCGAAAAGAAGGGCTTCCATGGATTTTGTGAGGCGGTGTGTCTCTACGTCTACTTCTCCTATGTCCAGCCAGTCCTTGTCTGACCCTTCCTGAGGGAGACTGCTGGATTCAGGGCATGCCCAGGGATCTCTTTGTCAGTTTCTACTACTGTGTCTCCAGCCTCTGCTGTGGAAGATGCCGCCCTGTTGGGGGTGCTGTCTCTGCACCCTGCTCCCAAGAGACTGACGTCCCCGTGCCTCCCAGTCCCGCTGACCTCCATGCTTCCTGCTGCCCAGTTCCCTGTCTGGCTGCCTTGCCACTTCCCTGTGCACTCAGAACCTTTGTCTTTTGCTCTGATGTCTGTCTCTCCTACCCTTGATGTCATTTTTCTTCCCATTTCTGTTAGTGTCTGTCCCTGTCATTGTTCACGTTTCCATCACCGTTTATCCATCTGCCTATACACCATGTCATGGTGTCCATTCCACATACATGCCATTTGGAGGGCGCTCTGTTATGGTTGTTCCCCTTgtcttcctgtgtctgtctttggtttcttgtgtttcctgtgccatgtgcttttcttgttttggtttgtgtgctCCTCCCCATCTCTACCCCCTTCTCATGTTCCTCACCTATAGTACATCATCTGTAGCTCCCAGTACTCGTCCTCAGGTGTCCCATGTTTGTtacctgtgtatatatattccTAGTCTTTGTCCTTTTGCTGGTGGtgtattgttaatttttttgttataaactgtgttttcatgttttaatttattttatgttgatGTTAATGGTAACATTGTATTTTGAGTGGTCCTTTATGGATGATTAATAAACATAGATTCTGTATCATTGTTAGACATAAATCAGTGTTTGGATGCACCTACACTTGAATTTAGTCACAAATAGTACAGTTCAAGGGTCAAACCAACCAAACTAGCCTTACCCCAACCCAAAACCTAATAAAAACcataatcctaatcctaaaacctaatcctgaccctaactcCAAAATCAAATCTAGGTAAAACCCTGTTACAGAATGTTGTCaacagcatgtctataacagcATATTgagtatgctaagatggtatgtattatacctgttacaAGTTCGTTCACTTCAGGTTAACAGctacagatatgaacttggacATTCCAAGGAAAGTGAAAAACAATTGTATTcaccaaattaaaaaatgaaatcttATTGACTGTGTAAATTAACTGTATCAATTGAAAATCTCTCGATAAATCTACTGAATGTATTCAGATTCTACTTCATTGATATATCATTGAGAGTCTGCtgagtgtttatttaatctGGAAAGGTCCAGTCTAAATAAAGTGTCACCATGTTAACTTCCTGGTTTCATGTCCCgactttttctttgtatttgtttccCGGTGCTTCTGCTTTATAGTATTCctggtttatttttactttgtttagTGTTTCATTAACTCCCAGCTGCGTGTCCATTACAGGTCTTTTGATTTGCCCACAATAAACATCACTCATCTCCGCAAATGCAAACCACTCAGCTCTACAGCGATGAATCGCCCCCCCTTGTCCTCTAGACTTGAAACACTATTATCTTTCAGCCTGGACAAGTCTGTCCTCTGCCCTCTTCCCTCTGGTATTCTTTACATTCCCGGATGAAAGACGGTGAGAACAGCTCACTGCACACGTGTTGCTCTTCTGGCCAAcacccttcttcttcttcaattTCCTCCACTTTTTCTTACAGCGTCTATTTGGAGACAAACAGACCTTCACTTTGTTCTGACTATTTCAAGGTTATCATACAACCCTCTCAGCATCTTTAATAGCTGCTTTTGATCGCGTGGGTGATCTGCCAACTAtacagatgtatgtgtgtgaggtgatGTAATGATGTTTGTGAGGGAGTACGAGAGGTAGGATCAAAGAAGggctggtgctgtgtgtttatataacacAGTGACTACCCCTGGTGTAAGGGCATGGGCTTTTCTACCCCTGCTTCTGGTGTAAGGGCATGGGCTTTTCTACCCCTGCTTCTGGTGTAAGGGCATGGGCTTTTCTACCCCTGCTCCTGGTGTAAGGGCATGGGCTTTTCTACCCCTGCTCCTGGTGTAAGGGCATGGGCTTTTCTACCCCTGCCCCTGGTGTAAAGGCATGGGCTTTTCGACCCCTGCCCCTGGTGTAAGGGCATGGGCTTTTCTACCCCTGCCCCTGGTGTAAGGGCATGGGCTTTTCTACCCCTGCCCCTGGTGTAAGGGCATGGGCTTTTCTACCCCTGCCCCTAGTGTAAGGGCATGGgcttctctaccccccccccctttattcCAAGTCAATCTCTAAAAATACCATCTGCAGCTGTTCCCAGTGCTCCGTGCCAGCTCATGAATACAAGGAGCTGTGTAGTGGCCATAAAGATTCCTCCTCTTTATGAGGACACAACAGGCCTCTATCTCATGAAATTTTGCAGTATGGGAGAGAATAATTAATTCACAGTGCCACACCTCCATCAGTCGGAGTGATTCTAATTTCCACTTCGCAACACTTTAGACCAAGTGCTTTACTGATGGTCTCACACGTACATAACCAATCAATGTGGTTTAAGAGACTCTGGACTGCCTGGTGATTCTTTACAGTAGATGGTATTATCCTGGTGTGATGGCAACTGGTGGTGTGTTCAAACACATATGCTAGCATTTGCTGCCTCGCTGTGTCCCACTCTGTGTGCTATCAGGATGAGAGATGAGATCACACAGAGAAAGCTGAGCTATGGTGTCTCCTAATACCATCACACCAGGAATGTCAGACACATTTCCCCCAAAATGCCACTGTATTTCAGCTCCTTATACAGTTATCCACAGAGCCCTGGGCTTTTGGCTTTGGATGCAGAGAACAGAGgctgaaagacatttttttagGCTAACAGTGAATAAAACAGGTATATACATACTCATCTTCTCTCCAGTTGACATGCCAATCAGTGGAACCCAGGCGATCTGGAACCAAATCCGTCAGCAGAGCAGTAGAGACTAGGTAGCCCTCTGTGTACTGTACATATGTAACACAGCCCCTCCAGCAACACTGGTccctttgcacacacacacacacaccaaaatgtAAGCAGGAAGGAGAAGTACGAATCTGCGACTGCTGAGAAAATGGACTGCTGTCTTTACTCACTGCTGTGCTGCCTAGATCATTAAGAGCAGCCATGATTTTCGTACATTGCTGTAAAACAACTGGGGAAACTTCCATCTGTGAAACATGGACCATGAATTGAAAGAATGGCTctaagaatttaaaaaaaaatcatttattacAATATCtaatataatacacatactGTATGCCGTGTATTAATGCAATTTCCAGAATGATAAAAGGAGATGAGTGTTTGTGAATATCCTAATATATGCTCTGTAGATTTCAAAAGTACAGCCTTAAAAGAAGTAGATGTTAGATTGCACAATACCACATAGATAATTTTGACAAAGGCCCTATTGCTCAATAAGACAGCGTGCCTACAAGAAACGTAAATATGTTAGAATACATCAGAGCCACTTGTGAAGTTGAAGTGaaattgctgtttgtttttcttttttgacactTTGAGGTCAATTATCTAACATTTAATAGTCATAGTAAAGGTTATAAAGCTGTGTTTttttgagagagaaaaaaaatccaaaaacaaaaaaaaccccaaaccaaaTAATACTTACAGGCACTTCAGAGGTAATATTTGTAAGATATATTTACATAAGTATATGCTTAAGCCTTGAATGCATTATTAAATTAGAACATTTGTTATATATCTTTTgtacaaataaattaatcaatatCTTTGGAGGAGAATAAAAATGGTCCCATGGCTCTAACTAGTGAGCCTCATCATAATCCCACTGGAGGTAGAGCTGAAATCGGGAGCGCAACCTAATCTTCATGTTTTAAGTTTTATAAATGAA harbors:
- the sephs3 gene encoding selenide, water dikinase 3; translated protein: MSGSCPPTPPVDSCGGYAAFYPAGYQALHPEDHGLDRVFRLTAFSDMKGUGCKVPQETLLKLLQGLEPDRQTGEDGGPGTGTEDESSEFGQLASVPHGPRLGIGMDSCVIPLRHGGLSLIQTTDFFYPLVEDPYMMGRIACANVLSDLYAMGITECDNMLMLLSVSQKMNDKEREQVMPLMMKGFRDAAEEGGTSVTGGQTVINPWIIIGGVATVVCQPSDFIMPDGAIPGDVLVLTKPLGTQVAVNAHQWLDNPEKWNKIKLVISKDEVEHAYQEAMLNMATLNRTAAALMHKFNAHAATDITGFGIIGHARNLAKQQRNDVAFVIHNLPIISKMAAVSKAGGNLFGLLQGTSSETSGGLLICLPREQAARFCAEMKASRASASCARAQEGTAGDGQQAWIIGIVEKGTRCARIIDKPRIIEVPYRGAVAATQEGNSHGASPPEAQAALA